Proteins found in one Kineosporia corallincola genomic segment:
- a CDS encoding sugar nucleotide-binding protein, whose amino-acid sequence MRLLVVGGSGFLGGEVISQARRAGHRVSGTHFSARPGSFSPRSPDVAWHQLDVTHRERVLALVRELAPDAVINTAYRQADWATTADGAMHVAAASSVVGSRLVHVSSDAIFSGAADRYDEAAAPDPVHAYGAAKAAAELAVRGLDPSAVVARTSLIVGGGASPTERLVHELAAGTRAGTLFTDDVRCAVHVADLAAALLELAADPRAHGIRHLAGEDPVSRYDLGVLIARRDGLDPTALPGGSRRAAGVPGPVDVRLDSTRTQAGLSTRLRGARTFLA is encoded by the coding sequence ATGCGTCTCCTCGTGGTCGGCGGCAGCGGATTCCTCGGCGGTGAGGTGATCTCCCAGGCCCGGCGCGCGGGACACCGGGTGTCGGGCACCCACTTCTCCGCCCGCCCCGGCTCCTTCTCGCCGCGGTCGCCGGACGTCGCGTGGCACCAGCTCGACGTCACGCACCGCGAGCGGGTTCTCGCCCTGGTGCGGGAGCTCGCCCCCGACGCGGTGATCAACACCGCCTACCGGCAGGCGGACTGGGCCACCACCGCCGACGGCGCGATGCACGTCGCGGCCGCCTCGTCGGTGGTCGGAAGCCGTCTGGTGCACGTGTCCAGCGACGCGATCTTCTCCGGCGCCGCCGACCGCTACGACGAGGCGGCCGCGCCCGATCCGGTCCACGCCTACGGTGCGGCGAAGGCGGCGGCGGAGCTGGCCGTGCGGGGGCTGGACCCGTCGGCGGTGGTCGCGCGCACCTCCCTGATCGTCGGCGGTGGGGCCTCGCCCACCGAGCGGCTGGTGCACGAACTGGCCGCCGGCACCCGTGCCGGAACCCTGTTCACGGACGACGTGCGCTGTGCCGTGCACGTCGCCGACCTGGCCGCCGCGCTGCTGGAACTGGCGGCCGACCCCCGCGCCCACGGCATCCGGCACCTGGCCGGCGAGGACCCGGTGAGCCGTTACGACCTGGGCGTTCTCATCGCCCGCCGGGACGGGCTGGACCCCACCGCGCTGCCCGGCGGAAGCCGCCGCGCGGCAGGCGTGCCCGGCCCCGTGGACGTGCGCCTCGACAGCACCCGCACCCAGGCCGGGCTGAGCACCCGGCTGCGCGGCGCGAGAACCTTCCTGGCCTGA
- a CDS encoding HpcH/HpaI aldolase/citrate lyase family protein: MDPSPVRPEPAAPAGPAWLFCPADRPDRYGKAAAAADVVILDLEDAVAAGDKPAARRALVDHPLDPATTVVRLNPTSSPEHAADLRALSDTGYTTVMLAKTESPEQVTALAPLGVIALVETPRGVVGCTAIAAAANTVGLMWGADDLIAGLGGTSSRHADGSYRDVALVARSSVLLAAGAFGRFRLDAVHLDLTDQEGLRARVDDAVASGFSGTACIHPSQVPVVRAGYRPAEAEAGWARRLLAAAPGERGVFAFEGRMVDAPLLRHAEAILRRAGD, translated from the coding sequence GTGGACCCGTCCCCGGTGAGACCAGAGCCCGCGGCACCGGCCGGCCCGGCCTGGCTGTTCTGCCCGGCCGACCGTCCCGACCGTTACGGCAAGGCCGCGGCGGCCGCCGACGTGGTGATCCTGGATCTGGAAGACGCCGTGGCCGCCGGCGACAAGCCCGCGGCACGGCGGGCTCTCGTCGATCATCCGCTCGACCCCGCCACCACGGTGGTCCGCCTCAATCCCACCTCCTCGCCCGAGCACGCGGCCGACCTGCGGGCCCTGTCGGACACCGGCTACACCACGGTGATGCTGGCCAAGACCGAATCACCCGAACAGGTCACGGCTCTGGCGCCGCTCGGGGTGATCGCGCTGGTGGAGACGCCCCGGGGCGTGGTCGGGTGCACGGCGATCGCCGCCGCGGCGAACACCGTCGGGCTGATGTGGGGCGCGGACGACCTGATCGCCGGGCTGGGCGGCACCTCGAGTCGTCACGCCGACGGCAGCTACCGCGACGTCGCGCTCGTCGCCCGCTCGAGCGTGCTGCTGGCCGCCGGGGCCTTCGGCCGGTTCCGGCTCGACGCGGTGCATCTCGACCTCACCGATCAGGAGGGTCTGCGGGCCCGGGTGGACGACGCGGTGGCCAGCGGGTTCAGCGGCACCGCGTGCATCCACCCGAGCCAGGTGCCGGTCGTGCGGGCCGGTTACCGGCCGGCGGAGGCCGAGGCGGGCTGGGCCAGGCGGCTGCTGGCGGCCGCTCCCGGTGAGCGCGGGGTGTTCGCCTTCGAGGGCCGCATGGTCGACGCGCCGCTGCTGCGGCACGCCGAGGCGATCCTGCGCCGGGCCGGCGACTGA